In a single window of the Nodularia spumigena CCY9414 genome:
- a CDS encoding FGGY-family carbohydrate kinase: protein MGFYLGIDFGTSGLRGVVINHEACTQAEIKYAWADEAVSDLATAWETALFRLLAQIPENLRREVKAIAINGTSSTVLLTDAAGKPVDTPLLYNDARGSVVLEQLRNIAPPHHNVLSATSSLAKLLWMMQQPSFSQAKYFLHQADWLGFLLHGYLGISDYHNALKLGYDVEQLKYPAWLEKLQLPIQLPKVLTPGTPIAKLRPEIATQFNFPGDCLVCAGTTDSIAAFLASGAKSPGEAVTSLGSTLVVKLLSRTRVEDSRYGIYSHRLGNLWLTGGASNTGGAVLKHFFSAAELERFSSQIDVTTASGLDYYPLLQAGDRFPINDPDLLPRLSPRPDDPVAFLHGLLEGMAKIEGRGYGLLQEMGADRLIRVYTAGGGAGNSAWCAIREGVLGVSVVSSVHTEAAFGSALLALRGLGFF, encoded by the coding sequence ATGGGTTTTTATTTGGGGATCGATTTCGGTACTTCTGGCCTTAGGGGTGTGGTGATTAATCATGAAGCTTGCACCCAGGCAGAAATTAAGTATGCTTGGGCAGATGAGGCGGTTTCTGACTTAGCAACTGCTTGGGAGACGGCTTTATTTAGACTCCTGGCACAAATACCTGAGAATTTGCGCCGAGAAGTCAAGGCGATCGCTATTAATGGTACTTCATCCACAGTCTTGCTAACTGATGCTGCTGGTAAGCCTGTAGATACACCTTTACTGTACAACGATGCACGGGGATCAGTGGTGTTGGAGCAGTTGCGAAATATTGCACCACCGCATCACAATGTATTAAGTGCTACTTCCAGCCTAGCCAAATTATTATGGATGATGCAACAACCTAGTTTTAGTCAGGCGAAATATTTTCTGCATCAAGCTGATTGGTTAGGATTTCTGCTACATGGCTATTTGGGAATTAGCGATTATCACAACGCCTTAAAGCTCGGCTATGACGTAGAGCAGTTAAAATATCCAGCATGGCTAGAGAAACTGCAATTACCGATTCAGCTACCAAAAGTGTTAACTCCCGGTACTCCCATAGCCAAATTACGCCCGGAAATTGCCACTCAGTTTAATTTTCCTGGTGACTGTTTGGTGTGTGCTGGGACAACTGATAGTATTGCGGCTTTTTTGGCTAGTGGGGCTAAATCGCCGGGGGAAGCTGTGACTTCTTTGGGTTCGACGCTGGTAGTTAAATTATTGAGTCGGACGCGTGTGGAGGATTCACGATACGGTATTTACAGCCATCGTTTGGGTAATTTATGGCTGACTGGGGGGGCTTCTAATACTGGGGGGGCTGTGCTAAAACATTTTTTTAGTGCGGCTGAGTTGGAAAGGTTTAGTAGTCAGATTGATGTGACTACAGCCAGTGGGTTAGATTATTATCCGTTGTTGCAGGCAGGCGATCGCTTTCCGATTAATGATCCCGATTTATTACCACGATTATCACCACGTCCTGATGATCCTGTGGCATTTTTGCATGGGTTGTTGGAAGGTATGGCTAAAATTGAGGGGCGTGGCTATGGTTTATTGCAGGAAATGGGGGCGGATAGGTTAATTCGTGTTTATACTGCTGGTGGTGGGGCGGGGAATAGTGCTTGGTGTGCTATTCGGGAAGGGGTTTTAGGGGTGTCTGTGGTTTCGTCGGTGCATACTGAGGCTGCTTTTGGTTCGGCGCTTTTGGCTTTGCGGGGGTTGGGTTTTTTTTAA
- the psaM gene encoding photosystem I reaction center subunit XII has product MPISDTQVYIALAVALIPGILAWRLATELYK; this is encoded by the coding sequence ATGCCTATCTCAGACACTCAAGTGTACATTGCTCTAGCTGTAGCCCTGATTCCAGGAATTCTGGCTTGGCGTTTAGCAACAGAACTTTATAAATAA
- a CDS encoding GxxExxY protein, whose amino-acid sequence MRQPSGQLENLAYEVIGAAIEVHRILGSGFLEEVYHRALREEFLMREIPHQSEYPVKVHYKGRPVGEGKLDFLVGNSLIIELKAVQNLAPIHEAQVLSYLKMTKHPLALLINFNVPLLKDGIKRIILTS is encoded by the coding sequence ATGAGACAGCCAAGTGGTCAGCTAGAAAATCTGGCTTATGAAGTGATTGGGGCGGCGATTGAGGTACATAGGATTTTAGGTTCTGGGTTTTTGGAGGAGGTATATCACAGGGCGTTGAGAGAAGAATTTCTGATGCGCGAGATACCTCACCAGTCTGAGTATCCAGTCAAAGTACACTACAAAGGTCGTCCAGTCGGTGAGGGGAAATTAGATTTTCTAGTAGGAAACTCGCTAATTATTGAATTGAAAGCCGTCCAAAACCTAGCCCCAATACACGAAGCCCAAGTCCTATCCTACCTAAAAATGACTAAACACCCCCTCGCCCTCCTGATCAACTTTAACGTCCCTCTCCTCAAAGACGGCATCAAACGCATTATTCTCACCTCTTAA
- a CDS encoding valine--tRNA ligase translates to MTANITNLPSLYDAFTTEAKWQKFWQENQVYKADPNHPGEPYCIVIPPPNVTGSLHMGHAFESALIDTLIRYHRMKGRNTLWVPGTDHASIAVHTMLEKQLKKEGKTRYELGREQFLERAWQWKADSEGTIVNQLKRLGVSVDWTRERFTLDAGLSQAVLEAFVSLYESGLIYRGEYLVNWCPASQSAVSDVEVDNQEVDGNLWHFRYPLSDNSGFVEVATTRPETMLGDTGVAVNPNDDRYKHLIGKTLTLPIMNREIPIIGDEFVDPKFGTGCVKVTPAHDPNDFEMGKRHNLPSINIMNKDGTLNDNAGEFQGQDRFVARKNVVSRLEADGVLVKVEDYKHTVPYSDRGKVPVEPLLSTQWFVKIRPMADKALKFLDNQNTPEFVPQRWTKVYRDWLVKLKDWCISRQLWWGHQIPAWYAVSETDGQITDTTPFVVAKSADEAWEKAKSQFGADVKLEQDPDVLDTWFSSGLWPFSTLGWPEQTPDLETYYPNSTLVTGFDIIFFWVARMTMMGGHFTGKMPFNDVYIHGLVLDENGQKMSKTKGNGIDPLLLIDKYGTDALRYTLIKEVAGAGQNIRLEYDRKKDESASVEASRNFANKLWNAARFVMMNLDGQTPAQLGEPIPTELSDTWILSRYHQVINQTSNYIDNYGLGEAAKGLYEFIWGDFCDWYIELVKSRLQKDADPASRKVAQQILGYVLEGILKLLHPLMPHITEEIWQTLTQQPADSLETLALQAYPEADNNLINPELEAQFELLIGTIRTIRNLRAEADIKPGAKITANLQTGNPQEQQILTAGQDYIQDLAKVENLTIAGVPEAPETEAKSPRGAEKKPQNGLKAIGLIIAAVVFVRVGWATGNTIDQIPLIGTFFEIVGLGVTSWFVVEVLLKQQTRQEFWAKFFPPTPQKEISQTQLEQPQAPENAISGVVGTVQVVIPLSGDVVDIATLQAKLEKTLNKVEAEAQSLSARLSNPKFVDKAPADVVKGARESLAEAEKQAEILRDRLRSLV, encoded by the coding sequence ATGACCGCAAACATTACCAACCTCCCCAGCCTTTACGACGCATTCACCACCGAAGCCAAATGGCAAAAATTTTGGCAAGAAAACCAAGTCTACAAAGCTGACCCCAACCACCCCGGTGAACCTTACTGCATCGTCATTCCCCCTCCCAACGTCACCGGCAGTTTACACATGGGTCACGCCTTTGAAAGCGCCTTAATTGATACCCTCATCCGCTACCACCGCATGAAAGGGCGCAATACCCTATGGGTTCCCGGAACCGACCACGCCAGCATCGCCGTTCACACGATGTTGGAAAAGCAACTCAAAAAAGAGGGTAAAACTCGCTACGAACTGGGACGCGAACAATTCTTAGAACGGGCTTGGCAATGGAAAGCCGATTCTGAAGGTACAATTGTGAATCAGTTAAAACGCCTCGGTGTCTCCGTTGACTGGACACGGGAACGCTTTACTTTAGATGCAGGTTTATCGCAAGCTGTTCTGGAAGCTTTTGTTAGTCTCTACGAATCAGGATTAATTTATCGTGGAGAATACTTAGTCAATTGGTGTCCAGCTTCTCAGTCGGCGGTGTCTGATGTGGAAGTGGATAATCAAGAGGTTGATGGAAATCTTTGGCATTTCCGCTATCCCCTCAGTGATAATTCTGGGTTTGTAGAAGTGGCGACGACTCGACCAGAAACTATGCTTGGTGATACAGGTGTGGCGGTTAATCCCAATGATGACAGATATAAACACTTGATTGGCAAAACCTTAACTCTGCCCATTATGAATCGGGAAATTCCGATTATTGGTGATGAGTTTGTTGACCCGAAATTTGGGACTGGTTGTGTAAAGGTGACTCCAGCCCATGATCCCAATGACTTTGAAATGGGTAAGCGTCACAATCTGCCGTCAATCAATATCATGAATAAGGACGGGACTCTCAATGATAACGCTGGGGAGTTCCAAGGACAAGACCGCTTTGTGGCTAGAAAAAATGTGGTTTCTCGCTTAGAAGCCGATGGTGTGCTGGTGAAGGTGGAGGATTATAAGCATACTGTTCCTTATAGCGATCGCGGTAAAGTCCCAGTTGAACCATTATTATCTACTCAGTGGTTTGTCAAAATTCGCCCAATGGCTGATAAAGCCTTAAAATTTCTCGACAATCAAAATACGCCGGAGTTTGTCCCCCAACGCTGGACTAAGGTTTATCGTGATTGGTTAGTCAAGTTGAAAGATTGGTGTATTTCTCGTCAACTATGGTGGGGTCATCAAATTCCGGCTTGGTATGCTGTCAGTGAAACCGATGGTCAAATTACCGATACCACACCCTTTGTCGTTGCTAAATCAGCAGATGAGGCTTGGGAAAAAGCTAAATCACAATTTGGGGCAGATGTCAAGTTAGAACAAGACCCAGATGTATTGGATACTTGGTTCTCTTCTGGACTTTGGCCATTTTCCACTTTGGGCTGGCCTGAACAAACTCCAGATTTAGAGACTTATTATCCTAACAGTACTTTGGTAACTGGCTTTGATATTATCTTTTTCTGGGTTGCCAGAATGACGATGATGGGGGGACACTTTACTGGGAAAATGCCATTTAATGATGTTTACATCCACGGGTTAGTGTTGGATGAAAACGGTCAGAAAATGTCGAAGACTAAAGGTAATGGTATTGACCCACTATTATTAATTGACAAATATGGCACTGATGCCCTGCGCTATACCTTAATTAAAGAAGTTGCGGGTGCGGGTCAAAATATTCGCTTGGAATATGACCGTAAAAAGGATGAGTCTGCATCAGTAGAAGCTTCGCGCAACTTTGCTAATAAGTTGTGGAATGCCGCCCGGTTTGTGATGATGAATTTGGATGGACAAACCCCAGCACAACTGGGTGAACCAATTCCTACAGAATTAAGCGACACTTGGATTCTTTCCCGTTATCATCAAGTTATCAACCAAACAAGTAATTACATTGATAACTACGGTTTAGGTGAAGCTGCAAAAGGTCTGTATGAATTTATCTGGGGTGATTTTTGTGATTGGTATATTGAATTAGTCAAATCCCGGTTACAAAAAGATGCAGACCCCGCATCCCGCAAGGTAGCACAACAAATTCTGGGTTATGTACTGGAAGGGATTTTAAAATTACTCCATCCTTTAATGCCTCATATTACTGAGGAAATTTGGCAAACTCTCACCCAACAACCAGCCGATTCTTTAGAAACTTTAGCTTTACAAGCCTATCCTGAAGCCGATAATAACCTAATTAATCCAGAGTTGGAAGCGCAGTTTGAATTACTAATTGGCACAATTCGCACAATTCGCAATTTACGCGCCGAGGCGGATATTAAGCCAGGGGCGAAAATCACCGCTAATTTACAAACTGGTAATCCCCAAGAACAGCAAATTCTCACTGCTGGACAGGATTATATTCAAGATTTGGCCAAGGTGGAGAATTTAACGATTGCTGGTGTTCCAGAAGCGCCTGAAACAGAGGCAAAAAGCCCTAGAGGTGCTGAGAAAAAACCTCAGAACGGTTTGAAGGCAATTGGCTTAATTATCGCGGCGGTGGTCTTTGTGAGGGTAGGTTGGGCTACGGGAAATACGATTGATCAAATTCCCTTGATTGGCACATTCTTTGAAATAGTTGGTTTGGGTGTTACATCTTGGTTTGTTGTGGAAGTTCTACTCAAACAGCAGACTAGACAAGAGTTTTGGGCTAAGTTTTTCCCCCCAACGCCTCAGAAAGAAATATCACAGACACAATTAGAACAGCCACAAGCACCAGAAAATGCTATATCTGGTGTTGTGGGGACTGTACAAGTGGTAATTCCTCTGAGTGGTGATGTAGTAGATATTGCTACCTTGCAGGCCAAACTGGAAAAAACCCTCAACAAAGTTGAAGCAGAGGCTCAGTCTTTGAGTGCAAGGTTAAGTAATCCTAAGTTTGTGGATAAAGCCCCGGCTGATGTGGTAAAAGGAGCGAGAGAATCTTTAGCAGAAGCTGAGAAACAAGCCGAAATTTTGCGCGATCGCTTGCGTAGTTTAGTATAG